A stretch of Homo sapiens chromosome 12, GRCh38.p14 Primary Assembly DNA encodes these proteins:
- the CCNT1 gene encoding cyclin-T1 isoform e (isoform e is encoded by transcript variant e) — translation MISQSSSDTTIAGLMSMSTSTTSAVPSLPVSEESSSNLTSVEMLPGKRWLSSQPSFKLEPTQGHRTSENLALTGVDHSLPQDGSNAFISQKQNSKSVPSAKVSLKEYRAKHAEELAAQKRQLENMEANVKSQYAYAAQNLLSHHDSHSSVILKMPIEGSENPERPFLEKADKTALKMRIPVAGGDKAASSKPEEIKMRIKVHAAADKHNSVEDSVTKSREHKEKHKTHPSNHHHHHNHHSHKHSHSQLPVGTGNKRPGDPKHSSQTSNLAHKTYSLSSSFSSSSSTRKRGPSEETGGAVFDHPAKIAKSTKSSSLNFSFPSLPTMGQMPGHSSDTSGLSFSQPSCKTRVPHSKLDKGPTGANGHNTTQTIDYQDTVNMLHSLLSAQGVQPTQPTAFEFVRPYSDYLNPRSGGISSRSGNTDKPRPPPLPSEPPPPLPPLPK, via the coding sequence ATGATTTCCCAGAGCTCTTCAGACACAACCATTGCAGGTTTAATGAGCATGTCAACTTCTACCACAAGTGCAGTGCCTTCCCTGCCAGTCTCCGAAGAGTCATCCAGCAACTTAACCAGTGTGGAGATGTTGCCGGGCAAGCGTTGGCTGTCCTCCCAACCTTCTTTCAAACTAGAACCTACTCAGGGTCATCGGACTAGTGAGAATTTAGCACTTACAGGAGTTGATCATTCCTTACCACAGGATGgttcaaatgcatttatttcccAGAAGCAGAATAGTAAGAGTGTGCCATCAGCTAAAGTGTCACTGAAAGAATACCGCGCGAAGCATGCAGAAGAATTGGCTGCCCAGAAGAGGCAACTGGAGAACATGGAAGCCAATGTGAAGTCACAATATGCATATGCTGCCCAGAATCTCCTTTCTCATCATGATAGCCATTCTTCAGTCATTCTAAAAATGCCCATAGAGGGTTCAGAAAACCCCGAGCGGCCTTTTCTGGAAAAGGCTGACAAAACAGCTCTCAAAATGAGAATCCCAGTGGCAGGTGGAGATAAAGCTGCGTCTTCAAAACCAGAGGAGATAAAAATGCGCATAAAAGTCCATGCTGCAGCTGATAAGCACAATTCTGTAGAGGACAGTGTTACAAAGAGCCGAGAGCACAAAGAAAAGCACAAGACTCACCCAtctaatcatcatcatcatcataatcaccaCTCACACAAGCACTCTCATTCCCAACTTCCAGTTGGTACTGGGAACAAACGTCCTGGTGATCCAAAACATAGTAGCCAGACAAGCAACTTAGCACATAAAACCTATAGCTTGTCtagttctttttcctcttccagtTCTACTCGTAAAAGGGGACCCTCTGAAGAGACTGGAGGGGCTGTGTTTGATCATCCAGCCAAGATTGCCAAGAGTACTAAATCCTCTTCCCTaaatttctccttcccttcactTCCTACAATGGGTCAGATGCCTGGGCATAGCTCAGACACAAGTGGCCTTTCCTTTTCACAGCCCAGCTGTAAAACTCGTGTCCCTCATTCGAAACTGGATAAAGGGCCCACTGGGGCCAATGGTCACAACACGACCCAGACAATAGACTATCAAGACACTGTGAATATGCTTCACTCCCTGCTCAGTGCCCAGGGTGTTCAGCCCACTCAGCCCACTGCATTTGAATTTGTTCGTCCTTATAGTGACTATCTGAATCCTCGGTCTGGTGGAATCTCCTCGAGATCTGGCAATACAGACAAACCCCGGCCACCACCTCTGCCATCAGAACCTCCTCCACCACTTCCACCCCTTcctaagtaa
- the CCNT1 gene encoding cyclin-T1 isoform X1 has translation MSVAPAALFLAAKVEEQPKKLEHVIKVAHTCLHPQESLPDTRSEAYLQQVQDLVILESIILQTLGFELTIDHPHTHVVKCTQLVRASKDLAQTSYFMATNSLHLTTFSLQYTPPVVACVCIHLACKWSNWEIPVSTDGKHWWEYVDATVTLELLDELTHEFLQILEKTPNRLKRIWNWRACEAAKKTKADDRGTDEKTSEQTILNMISQSSSDTTIAGLMSMSTSTTSAVPSLPVSEESSSNLTSVEMLPGKRWLSSQPSFKLEPTQGHRTSENLALTGVDHSLPQDGSNAFISQKQNSKSVPSAKVSLKEYRAKHAEELAAQKRQLENMEANVKSQYAYAAQNLLSHHDSHSSVILKMPIEGSENPERPFLEKADKTALKMRIPVAGGDKAASSKPEEIKMRIKVHAAADKHNSVEDSVTKSREHKEKHKTHPSNHHHHHNHHSHKHSHSQLPVGTGNKRPGDPKHSSQTSNLAHKTYSLSSSFSSSSSTRKRGPSEETGGAVFDHPAKIAKSTKSSSLNFSFPSLPTMGQMPGHSSDTSGLSFSQPSCKTRVPHSKLDKGPTGANGHNTTQTIDYQDTVNMLHSLLSAQGVQPTQPTAFEFVRPYSDYLNPRSGGISSRSGNTDKPRPPPLPSEPPPPLPPLPK, from the exons ATG TCTGTGGCTCCAGCAGCCTTGTTTCTAGCAGCTAAAGTGGAGGAGCAGCCCAAAAAATTGGAACATGTCATCAAGGTAGCACATACTTGTCTCCATCCTCAGGAATCCCTTCCTGATACTAGAAGTGAG GCTTATTTGCAACAAGTTCAAGATCTGGTCATTTTAGAAAGCATAATTTTGCAGACTTTAG gcTTTGAACTAACAATTGATCACCCACATACTCATGTAGTAAAGTGCACTCAACTTGTTCGAG caagcAAGGACTTAGCACAGACTTCTTACTTCATGGCAACCAACag CCTGCATTTGACCACATTTAGCCTGCAGTACACACCTCCTGTGGTGGCCTGTGTCTGCATTCACCTGGCTTGCAAGTGGTCCAATTGGGAGATCCCAGTCTCAACTGACGGGAAGCACTGGTGGGAGTATGTTGACGCCACTGTGACCTTGGAACTTTTAGATG AACTGACACATGAGTTTCTACAGATTTTGGAGAAAACTCCCAACAGGCTCAAACGCATTTGGAATTGGAGG GCATGCGAGGCTgccaagaaaacaaaagcagatgACCGAGGAACAGATGAAAAGACTTCAGAGCAGACAATCCTCAATATGATTTCCCAGAGCTCTTCAGACACAACCATTGCAGGTTTAATGAGCATGTCAACTTCTACCACAAGTGCAGTGCCTTCCCTGCCAGTCTCCGAAGAGTCATCCAGCAACTTAACCAGTGTGGAGATGTTGCCGGGCAAGCGTTGGCTGTCCTCCCAACCTTCTTTCAAACTAGAACCTACTCAGGGTCATCGGACTAGTGAGAATTTAGCACTTACAGGAGTTGATCATTCCTTACCACAGGATGgttcaaatgcatttatttcccAGAAGCAGAATAGTAAGAGTGTGCCATCAGCTAAAGTGTCACTGAAAGAATACCGCGCGAAGCATGCAGAAGAATTGGCTGCCCAGAAGAGGCAACTGGAGAACATGGAAGCCAATGTGAAGTCACAATATGCATATGCTGCCCAGAATCTCCTTTCTCATCATGATAGCCATTCTTCAGTCATTCTAAAAATGCCCATAGAGGGTTCAGAAAACCCCGAGCGGCCTTTTCTGGAAAAGGCTGACAAAACAGCTCTCAAAATGAGAATCCCAGTGGCAGGTGGAGATAAAGCTGCGTCTTCAAAACCAGAGGAGATAAAAATGCGCATAAAAGTCCATGCTGCAGCTGATAAGCACAATTCTGTAGAGGACAGTGTTACAAAGAGCCGAGAGCACAAAGAAAAGCACAAGACTCACCCAtctaatcatcatcatcatcataatcaccaCTCACACAAGCACTCTCATTCCCAACTTCCAGTTGGTACTGGGAACAAACGTCCTGGTGATCCAAAACATAGTAGCCAGACAAGCAACTTAGCACATAAAACCTATAGCTTGTCtagttctttttcctcttccagtTCTACTCGTAAAAGGGGACCCTCTGAAGAGACTGGAGGGGCTGTGTTTGATCATCCAGCCAAGATTGCCAAGAGTACTAAATCCTCTTCCCTaaatttctccttcccttcactTCCTACAATGGGTCAGATGCCTGGGCATAGCTCAGACACAAGTGGCCTTTCCTTTTCACAGCCCAGCTGTAAAACTCGTGTCCCTCATTCGAAACTGGATAAAGGGCCCACTGGGGCCAATGGTCACAACACGACCCAGACAATAGACTATCAAGACACTGTGAATATGCTTCACTCCCTGCTCAGTGCCCAGGGTGTTCAGCCCACTCAGCCCACTGCATTTGAATTTGTTCGTCCTTATAGTGACTATCTGAATCCTCGGTCTGGTGGAATCTCCTCGAGATCTGGCAATACAGACAAACCCCGGCCACCACCTCTGCCATCAGAACCTCCTCCACCACTTCCACCCCTTcctaagtaa
- the CCNT1 gene encoding cyclin-T1 isoform d (isoform d is encoded by transcript variant d) has translation MEGERKNNNKRWYFTREQLENSPSRRFGVDPDKELSYRQQAANLLQDMGQRLNVSQLTINTAIVYMHRFYMIQSFTQFPGNSVAPAALFLAAKVEEQPKKLEHVIKVAHTCLHPQESLPDTRSEAYLQQVQDLVILESIILQTLGFELTIDHPHTHVVKCTQLVRELTHEFLQILEKTPNRLKRIWNWRACEAAKKTKADDRGTDEKTSEQTILNMISQSSSDTTIAGLMSMSTSTTSAVPSLPVSEESSSNLTSVEMLPGKRWLSSQPSFKLEPTQGHRTSENLALTGVDHSLPQDGSNAFISQKQNSKSVPSAKVSLKEYRAKHAEELAAQKRQLENMEANVKSQYAYAAQNLLSHHDSHSSVILKMPIEGSENPERPFLEKADKTALKMRIPVAGGDKAASSKPEEIKMRIKVHAAADKHNSVEDSVTKSREHKEKHKTHPSNHHHHHNHHSHKHSHSQLPVGTGNKRPGDPKHSSQTSNLAHKTYSLSSSFSSSSSTRKRGPSEETGGAVFDHPAKIAKSTKSSSLNFSFPSLPTMGQMPGHSSDTSGLSFSQPSCKTRVPHSKLDKGPTGANGHNTTQTIDYQDTVNMLHSLLSAQGVQPTQPTAFEFVRPYSDYLNPRSGGISSRSGNTDKPRPPPLPSEPPPPLPPLPK, from the exons CTCACAATTGACTATCAACACTGCTATAGTATACATGCATCGATTCTACATGATTCAGTCCTTCACACAGTTCCCTGGAAAt TCTGTGGCTCCAGCAGCCTTGTTTCTAGCAGCTAAAGTGGAGGAGCAGCCCAAAAAATTGGAACATGTCATCAAGGTAGCACATACTTGTCTCCATCCTCAGGAATCCCTTCCTGATACTAGAAGTGAG GCTTATTTGCAACAAGTTCAAGATCTGGTCATTTTAGAAAGCATAATTTTGCAGACTTTAG gcTTTGAACTAACAATTGATCACCCACATACTCATGTAGTAAAGTGCACTCAACTTGTTCGAG AACTGACACATGAGTTTCTACAGATTTTGGAGAAAACTCCCAACAGGCTCAAACGCATTTGGAATTGGAGG GCATGCGAGGCTgccaagaaaacaaaagcagatgACCGAGGAACAGATGAAAAGACTTCAGAGCAGACAATCCTCAATATGATTTCCCAGAGCTCTTCAGACACAACCATTGCAGGTTTAATGAGCATGTCAACTTCTACCACAAGTGCAGTGCCTTCCCTGCCAGTCTCCGAAGAGTCATCCAGCAACTTAACCAGTGTGGAGATGTTGCCGGGCAAGCGTTGGCTGTCCTCCCAACCTTCTTTCAAACTAGAACCTACTCAGGGTCATCGGACTAGTGAGAATTTAGCACTTACAGGAGTTGATCATTCCTTACCACAGGATGgttcaaatgcatttatttcccAGAAGCAGAATAGTAAGAGTGTGCCATCAGCTAAAGTGTCACTGAAAGAATACCGCGCGAAGCATGCAGAAGAATTGGCTGCCCAGAAGAGGCAACTGGAGAACATGGAAGCCAATGTGAAGTCACAATATGCATATGCTGCCCAGAATCTCCTTTCTCATCATGATAGCCATTCTTCAGTCATTCTAAAAATGCCCATAGAGGGTTCAGAAAACCCCGAGCGGCCTTTTCTGGAAAAGGCTGACAAAACAGCTCTCAAAATGAGAATCCCAGTGGCAGGTGGAGATAAAGCTGCGTCTTCAAAACCAGAGGAGATAAAAATGCGCATAAAAGTCCATGCTGCAGCTGATAAGCACAATTCTGTAGAGGACAGTGTTACAAAGAGCCGAGAGCACAAAGAAAAGCACAAGACTCACCCAtctaatcatcatcatcatcataatcaccaCTCACACAAGCACTCTCATTCCCAACTTCCAGTTGGTACTGGGAACAAACGTCCTGGTGATCCAAAACATAGTAGCCAGACAAGCAACTTAGCACATAAAACCTATAGCTTGTCtagttctttttcctcttccagtTCTACTCGTAAAAGGGGACCCTCTGAAGAGACTGGAGGGGCTGTGTTTGATCATCCAGCCAAGATTGCCAAGAGTACTAAATCCTCTTCCCTaaatttctccttcccttcactTCCTACAATGGGTCAGATGCCTGGGCATAGCTCAGACACAAGTGGCCTTTCCTTTTCACAGCCCAGCTGTAAAACTCGTGTCCCTCATTCGAAACTGGATAAAGGGCCCACTGGGGCCAATGGTCACAACACGACCCAGACAATAGACTATCAAGACACTGTGAATATGCTTCACTCCCTGCTCAGTGCCCAGGGTGTTCAGCCCACTCAGCCCACTGCATTTGAATTTGTTCGTCCTTATAGTGACTATCTGAATCCTCGGTCTGGTGGAATCTCCTCGAGATCTGGCAATACAGACAAACCCCGGCCACCACCTCTGCCATCAGAACCTCCTCCACCACTTCCACCCCTTcctaagtaa
- the CCNT1 gene encoding cyclin-T1 isoform c (isoform c is encoded by transcript variant c), whose product MHRFYMIQSFTQFPGNSVAPAALFLAAKVEEQPKKLEHVIKVAHTCLHPQESLPDTRSEAYLQQVQDLVILESIILQTLGFELTIDHPHTHVVKCTQLVRASKDLAQTSYFMATNSLHLTTFSLQYTPPVVACVCIHLACKWSNWEIPVSTDGKHWWEYVDATVTLELLDELTHEFLQILEKTPNRLKRIWNWRACEAAKKTKADDRGTDEKTSEQTILNMISQSSSDTTIAGLMSMSTSTTSAVPSLPVSEESSSNLTSVEMLPGKRWLSSQPSFKLEPTQGHRTSENLALTGVDHSLPQDGSNAFISQKQNSKSVPSAKVSLKEYRAKHAEELAAQKRQLENMEANVKSQYAYAAQNLLSHHDSHSSVILKMPIEGSENPERPFLEKADKTALKMRIPVAGGDKAASSKPEEIKMRIKVHAAADKHNSVEDSVTKSREHKEKHKTHPSNHHHHHNHHSHKHSHSQLPVGTGNKRPGDPKHSSQTSNLAHKTYSLSSSFSSSSSTRKRGPSEETGGAVFDHPAKIAKSTKSSSLNFSFPSLPTMGQMPGHSSDTSGLSFSQPSCKTRVPHSKLDKGPTGANGHNTTQTIDYQDTVNMLHSLLSAQGVQPTQPTAFEFVRPYSDYLNPRSGGISSRSGNTDKPRPPPLPSEPPPPLPPLPK is encoded by the exons ATGCATCGATTCTACATGATTCAGTCCTTCACACAGTTCCCTGGAAAt TCTGTGGCTCCAGCAGCCTTGTTTCTAGCAGCTAAAGTGGAGGAGCAGCCCAAAAAATTGGAACATGTCATCAAGGTAGCACATACTTGTCTCCATCCTCAGGAATCCCTTCCTGATACTAGAAGTGAG GCTTATTTGCAACAAGTTCAAGATCTGGTCATTTTAGAAAGCATAATTTTGCAGACTTTAG gcTTTGAACTAACAATTGATCACCCACATACTCATGTAGTAAAGTGCACTCAACTTGTTCGAG caagcAAGGACTTAGCACAGACTTCTTACTTCATGGCAACCAACag CCTGCATTTGACCACATTTAGCCTGCAGTACACACCTCCTGTGGTGGCCTGTGTCTGCATTCACCTGGCTTGCAAGTGGTCCAATTGGGAGATCCCAGTCTCAACTGACGGGAAGCACTGGTGGGAGTATGTTGACGCCACTGTGACCTTGGAACTTTTAGATG AACTGACACATGAGTTTCTACAGATTTTGGAGAAAACTCCCAACAGGCTCAAACGCATTTGGAATTGGAGG GCATGCGAGGCTgccaagaaaacaaaagcagatgACCGAGGAACAGATGAAAAGACTTCAGAGCAGACAATCCTCAATATGATTTCCCAGAGCTCTTCAGACACAACCATTGCAGGTTTAATGAGCATGTCAACTTCTACCACAAGTGCAGTGCCTTCCCTGCCAGTCTCCGAAGAGTCATCCAGCAACTTAACCAGTGTGGAGATGTTGCCGGGCAAGCGTTGGCTGTCCTCCCAACCTTCTTTCAAACTAGAACCTACTCAGGGTCATCGGACTAGTGAGAATTTAGCACTTACAGGAGTTGATCATTCCTTACCACAGGATGgttcaaatgcatttatttcccAGAAGCAGAATAGTAAGAGTGTGCCATCAGCTAAAGTGTCACTGAAAGAATACCGCGCGAAGCATGCAGAAGAATTGGCTGCCCAGAAGAGGCAACTGGAGAACATGGAAGCCAATGTGAAGTCACAATATGCATATGCTGCCCAGAATCTCCTTTCTCATCATGATAGCCATTCTTCAGTCATTCTAAAAATGCCCATAGAGGGTTCAGAAAACCCCGAGCGGCCTTTTCTGGAAAAGGCTGACAAAACAGCTCTCAAAATGAGAATCCCAGTGGCAGGTGGAGATAAAGCTGCGTCTTCAAAACCAGAGGAGATAAAAATGCGCATAAAAGTCCATGCTGCAGCTGATAAGCACAATTCTGTAGAGGACAGTGTTACAAAGAGCCGAGAGCACAAAGAAAAGCACAAGACTCACCCAtctaatcatcatcatcatcataatcaccaCTCACACAAGCACTCTCATTCCCAACTTCCAGTTGGTACTGGGAACAAACGTCCTGGTGATCCAAAACATAGTAGCCAGACAAGCAACTTAGCACATAAAACCTATAGCTTGTCtagttctttttcctcttccagtTCTACTCGTAAAAGGGGACCCTCTGAAGAGACTGGAGGGGCTGTGTTTGATCATCCAGCCAAGATTGCCAAGAGTACTAAATCCTCTTCCCTaaatttctccttcccttcactTCCTACAATGGGTCAGATGCCTGGGCATAGCTCAGACACAAGTGGCCTTTCCTTTTCACAGCCCAGCTGTAAAACTCGTGTCCCTCATTCGAAACTGGATAAAGGGCCCACTGGGGCCAATGGTCACAACACGACCCAGACAATAGACTATCAAGACACTGTGAATATGCTTCACTCCCTGCTCAGTGCCCAGGGTGTTCAGCCCACTCAGCCCACTGCATTTGAATTTGTTCGTCCTTATAGTGACTATCTGAATCCTCGGTCTGGTGGAATCTCCTCGAGATCTGGCAATACAGACAAACCCCGGCCACCACCTCTGCCATCAGAACCTCCTCCACCACTTCCACCCCTTcctaagtaa
- the CCNT1 gene encoding cyclin-T1 isoform a (isoform a is encoded by transcript variant a) encodes MEGERKNNNKRWYFTREQLENSPSRRFGVDPDKELSYRQQAANLLQDMGQRLNVSQLTINTAIVYMHRFYMIQSFTQFPGNSVAPAALFLAAKVEEQPKKLEHVIKVAHTCLHPQESLPDTRSEAYLQQVQDLVILESIILQTLGFELTIDHPHTHVVKCTQLVRASKDLAQTSYFMATNSLHLTTFSLQYTPPVVACVCIHLACKWSNWEIPVSTDGKHWWEYVDATVTLELLDELTHEFLQILEKTPNRLKRIWNWRACEAAKKTKADDRGTDEKTSEQTILNMISQSSSDTTIAGLMSMSTSTTSAVPSLPVSEESSSNLTSVEMLPGKRWLSSQPSFKLEPTQGHRTSENLALTGVDHSLPQDGSNAFISQKQNSKSVPSAKVSLKEYRAKHAEELAAQKRQLENMEANVKSQYAYAAQNLLSHHDSHSSVILKMPIEGSENPERPFLEKADKTALKMRIPVAGGDKAASSKPEEIKMRIKVHAAADKHNSVEDSVTKSREHKEKHKTHPSNHHHHHNHHSHKHSHSQLPVGTGNKRPGDPKHSSQTSNLAHKTYSLSSSFSSSSSTRKRGPSEETGGAVFDHPAKIAKSTKSSSLNFSFPSLPTMGQMPGHSSDTSGLSFSQPSCKTRVPHSKLDKGPTGANGHNTTQTIDYQDTVNMLHSLLSAQGVQPTQPTAFEFVRPYSDYLNPRSGGISSRSGNTDKPRPPPLPSEPPPPLPPLPK; translated from the exons CTCACAATTGACTATCAACACTGCTATAGTATACATGCATCGATTCTACATGATTCAGTCCTTCACACAGTTCCCTGGAAAt TCTGTGGCTCCAGCAGCCTTGTTTCTAGCAGCTAAAGTGGAGGAGCAGCCCAAAAAATTGGAACATGTCATCAAGGTAGCACATACTTGTCTCCATCCTCAGGAATCCCTTCCTGATACTAGAAGTGAG GCTTATTTGCAACAAGTTCAAGATCTGGTCATTTTAGAAAGCATAATTTTGCAGACTTTAG gcTTTGAACTAACAATTGATCACCCACATACTCATGTAGTAAAGTGCACTCAACTTGTTCGAG caagcAAGGACTTAGCACAGACTTCTTACTTCATGGCAACCAACag CCTGCATTTGACCACATTTAGCCTGCAGTACACACCTCCTGTGGTGGCCTGTGTCTGCATTCACCTGGCTTGCAAGTGGTCCAATTGGGAGATCCCAGTCTCAACTGACGGGAAGCACTGGTGGGAGTATGTTGACGCCACTGTGACCTTGGAACTTTTAGATG AACTGACACATGAGTTTCTACAGATTTTGGAGAAAACTCCCAACAGGCTCAAACGCATTTGGAATTGGAGG GCATGCGAGGCTgccaagaaaacaaaagcagatgACCGAGGAACAGATGAAAAGACTTCAGAGCAGACAATCCTCAATATGATTTCCCAGAGCTCTTCAGACACAACCATTGCAGGTTTAATGAGCATGTCAACTTCTACCACAAGTGCAGTGCCTTCCCTGCCAGTCTCCGAAGAGTCATCCAGCAACTTAACCAGTGTGGAGATGTTGCCGGGCAAGCGTTGGCTGTCCTCCCAACCTTCTTTCAAACTAGAACCTACTCAGGGTCATCGGACTAGTGAGAATTTAGCACTTACAGGAGTTGATCATTCCTTACCACAGGATGgttcaaatgcatttatttcccAGAAGCAGAATAGTAAGAGTGTGCCATCAGCTAAAGTGTCACTGAAAGAATACCGCGCGAAGCATGCAGAAGAATTGGCTGCCCAGAAGAGGCAACTGGAGAACATGGAAGCCAATGTGAAGTCACAATATGCATATGCTGCCCAGAATCTCCTTTCTCATCATGATAGCCATTCTTCAGTCATTCTAAAAATGCCCATAGAGGGTTCAGAAAACCCCGAGCGGCCTTTTCTGGAAAAGGCTGACAAAACAGCTCTCAAAATGAGAATCCCAGTGGCAGGTGGAGATAAAGCTGCGTCTTCAAAACCAGAGGAGATAAAAATGCGCATAAAAGTCCATGCTGCAGCTGATAAGCACAATTCTGTAGAGGACAGTGTTACAAAGAGCCGAGAGCACAAAGAAAAGCACAAGACTCACCCAtctaatcatcatcatcatcataatcaccaCTCACACAAGCACTCTCATTCCCAACTTCCAGTTGGTACTGGGAACAAACGTCCTGGTGATCCAAAACATAGTAGCCAGACAAGCAACTTAGCACATAAAACCTATAGCTTGTCtagttctttttcctcttccagtTCTACTCGTAAAAGGGGACCCTCTGAAGAGACTGGAGGGGCTGTGTTTGATCATCCAGCCAAGATTGCCAAGAGTACTAAATCCTCTTCCCTaaatttctccttcccttcactTCCTACAATGGGTCAGATGCCTGGGCATAGCTCAGACACAAGTGGCCTTTCCTTTTCACAGCCCAGCTGTAAAACTCGTGTCCCTCATTCGAAACTGGATAAAGGGCCCACTGGGGCCAATGGTCACAACACGACCCAGACAATAGACTATCAAGACACTGTGAATATGCTTCACTCCCTGCTCAGTGCCCAGGGTGTTCAGCCCACTCAGCCCACTGCATTTGAATTTGTTCGTCCTTATAGTGACTATCTGAATCCTCGGTCTGGTGGAATCTCCTCGAGATCTGGCAATACAGACAAACCCCGGCCACCACCTCTGCCATCAGAACCTCCTCCACCACTTCCACCCCTTcctaagtaa